A single window of Drosophila suzukii chromosome 3, CBGP_Dsuzu_IsoJpt1.0, whole genome shotgun sequence DNA harbors:
- the LOC108012947 gene encoding uncharacterized protein isoform X21 produces MAALQRKLVHKQFNSPMGLYSQENVKATLNRELKAFGGEGIEVDDQITKPLNLANSAVLRAVEEEEQQAKSGYKRVAWPPASEERIIREFTPQPQTQSPAPGAGGYYPQAQAQAHAPAAAAPPQPQVPYSQDQTDLQQQQLPGAFAGQESYRGASPGIITLRKEAPVSQQPAPVYSSQPAAVSYQGGSKLRGDLKWPPPEYKEAAARENEERRQLALGPVCRPRRINRQDYTPFFAKHQLNNGYPSYKVPPGTQHIFG; encoded by the exons ATGGCCGCCCTACAACGGAAACTGGTGCACAAGCAGTTCAACTCGCCCATGGGCCTCTATTCCCAGGAGAACGTGAAGGCCACCTTGAACCGCGAGCTGAAGGCCTTCGGCGGCGAGGG GATTGAAGTCGACGACCAAATCACGAAGCCCCTGAACTTGGCCAACTCGGCCGTTCTGCGCGCCGTCGAAGAGGAAGAACAACAAGCCAAATCTG GCTACAAGCGTGTGGCCTGGCCACCGGCCTCGGAGGAGCGGATCATCCGGGAGTTCACTCCCCAGCCGCAGACCCAGAGTCCAGCTCCGGGCGCCGGGGGCTACTATCCCCAGGCCCAGGCTCAGGCCCACGCGCCCGCGGCAGCTGCCCCACCCCAG CCCCAGGTTCCGTACTCGCAGGATCAGACCgatctgcagcagcagcagctcccTGGAGCCTTCGCTGGACAGGAAAGCTACCGGGGCGCCAGTCCCGGGATCATCACCCTGCGCAAGGAGGCGCCAGTCAGCCAGCAGCCTGCTCCAGTTTACTCTTCGCAGCCTGCCGCCGTCAGCTATCAGG GAGGCAGCAAATTGCGCGGAGATTTGAAGTGGCCACCACCGGAGTACAAGGAGGCCGCGGCTCGCGAGAACGAGGAACGTCGCCAGTTGGCGTTGGGCCCCGTCTGCCGTCCCAGGAGAATCAACCGG CAGGACTACACACCCTTCTTTGCCAAACACCAGTTGAACAATGGCTATCCCAGCTACAAGGTGCCACCCGGTACCCAGCACATTTTCGGCTAA
- the LOC108012947 gene encoding ataxin-2 homolog isoform X20: MAALQRKLVHKQFNSPMGLYSQENVKATLNRELKAFGGEGIEVDDQITKPLNLANSAVLRAVEEEEQQAKSGYKRVAWPPASEERIIREFTPQPQTQSPAPGAGGYYPQAQAQAHAPAAAAPPQQQQYGAPSYGGYPQQQQPQQPAAQWQQQQQQQVPQQQYQPQSQAQAPYQPPQWNQQQQQQQPPQQQQPSYQASPYPQQQQQQQQQPSYYPQQNGGSTYAQPPYNSYSQPQVPYSQDQTDLQQQQLPGAFAGQESYRGASPGIITLRKEAPVSQQPAPVYSSQPAAVSYQGGSKLRGDLKWPPPEYKEAAARENEERRQLALGPVCRPRRINRDYTPFFAKHQLNNGYPSYKVPPGTQHIFG; the protein is encoded by the exons ATGGCCGCCCTACAACGGAAACTGGTGCACAAGCAGTTCAACTCGCCCATGGGCCTCTATTCCCAGGAGAACGTGAAGGCCACCTTGAACCGCGAGCTGAAGGCCTTCGGCGGCGAGGG GATTGAAGTCGACGACCAAATCACGAAGCCCCTGAACTTGGCCAACTCGGCCGTTCTGCGCGCCGTCGAAGAGGAAGAACAACAAGCCAAATCTG GCTACAAGCGTGTGGCCTGGCCACCGGCCTCGGAGGAGCGGATCATCCGGGAGTTCACTCCCCAGCCGCAGACCCAGAGTCCAGCTCCGGGCGCCGGGGGCTACTATCCCCAGGCCCAGGCTCAGGCCCACGCGCCCGCGGCAGCTGCCCCACCCCAG cagcagcagtacgGTGCTCCTTCCTACGGTGGCTACccgcagcaacagcaaccgCAGCAACCTGCAGCACAgtggcaacagcagcagcagcaacaggtgCCACAGCAGCAATATCAGCCTCAATCGCAGGCTCAGGCTCCCTATCAGCCACCACAGTGgaaccagcagcagcagcagcaacagccaccccaacagcagcagccatcGTACCAGGCTTCACCGTacccgcagcagcagcagcagcaacaacagcagccaTCCTATTACCCACAGCAAAACGGTGGCTCGACCTATGCTCAACCCCCATACAATTCTTATTCGCAGCCCCAGGTTCCGTACTCGCAGGATCAGACCgatctgcagcagcagcagctcccTGGAGCCTTCGCTGGACAGGAAAGCTACCGGGGCGCCAGTCCCGGGATCATCACCCTGCGCAAGGAGGCGCCAGTCAGCCAGCAGCCTGCTCCAGTTTACTCTTCGCAGCCTGCCGCCGTCAGCTATCAGG GAGGCAGCAAATTGCGCGGAGATTTGAAGTGGCCACCACCGGAGTACAAGGAGGCCGCGGCTCGCGAGAACGAGGAACGTCGCCAGTTGGCGTTGGGCCCCGTCTGCCGTCCCAGGAGAATCAACCGG GACTACACACCCTTCTTTGCCAAACACCAGTTGAACAATGGCTATCCCAGCTACAAGGTGCCACCCGGTACCCAGCACATTTTCGGCTAA
- the LOC108012947 gene encoding uncharacterized protein isoform X22 produces MVAQWKIINENYKNLEGYKRVAWPPASEERIIREFTPQPQTQSPAPGAGGYYPQAQAQAHAPAAAAPPQPQVPYSQDQTDLQQQQLPGAFAGQESYRGASPGIITLRKEAPVSQQPAPVYSSQPAAVSYQGGSKLRGDLKWPPPEYKEAAARENEERRQLALGPVCRPRRINRDYTPFFAKHQLNNGYPSYKVPPGTQHIFG; encoded by the exons ATGGTCGCTCAGTGGAAAATCATCAACGAGAACTACAAAAATCTGGAGG GCTACAAGCGTGTGGCCTGGCCACCGGCCTCGGAGGAGCGGATCATCCGGGAGTTCACTCCCCAGCCGCAGACCCAGAGTCCAGCTCCGGGCGCCGGGGGCTACTATCCCCAGGCCCAGGCTCAGGCCCACGCGCCCGCGGCAGCTGCCCCACCCCAG CCCCAGGTTCCGTACTCGCAGGATCAGACCgatctgcagcagcagcagctcccTGGAGCCTTCGCTGGACAGGAAAGCTACCGGGGCGCCAGTCCCGGGATCATCACCCTGCGCAAGGAGGCGCCAGTCAGCCAGCAGCCTGCTCCAGTTTACTCTTCGCAGCCTGCCGCCGTCAGCTATCAGG GAGGCAGCAAATTGCGCGGAGATTTGAAGTGGCCACCACCGGAGTACAAGGAGGCCGCGGCTCGCGAGAACGAGGAACGTCGCCAGTTGGCGTTGGGCCCCGTCTGCCGTCCCAGGAGAATCAACCGG GACTACACACCCTTCTTTGCCAAACACCAGTTGAACAATGGCTATCCCAGCTACAAGGTGCCACCCGGTACCCAGCACATTTTCGGCTAA
- the LOC108012947 gene encoding uncharacterized protein isoform X23, with protein sequence MVAQWKIINENYKNLEGYKRVAWPPASEERIIREFTPQPQTQSPAPGAGGYYPQAQAQAHAPAAAAPPQGPIYNNVQPRTTQAPPQNVYAPAPQQPTSQFPDSYPHHQQQQQQETQIPVQYTQAQFNRQRSREPVQVPAPTPDPASHPNYQSNYQPNYQSNYPQESVQAANNVGAGWKHIGAPLPKSRSEFTAGGGDYPPFQGSSQQQQQPSYQQPQQQQYGAPSYGGYPQQQQPQQPAAQWQQQQQQQVPQQQYQPQSQAQAPYQPPQWNQQQQQQQPPQQQQPSYQASPYPQQQQQQQQQPSYYPQQNGGSTYAQPPYNSYSQPQVPYSQDQTDLQQQQLPGAFAGQESYRGASPGIITLRKEAPVSQQPAPVYSSQPAAVSYQGGSKLRGDLKWPPPEYKEAAARENEERRQLALGPVCRPRRINRDYTPFFAKHQLNNGYPSYKVPPGTQHIFG encoded by the exons ATGGTCGCTCAGTGGAAAATCATCAACGAGAACTACAAAAATCTGGAGG GCTACAAGCGTGTGGCCTGGCCACCGGCCTCGGAGGAGCGGATCATCCGGGAGTTCACTCCCCAGCCGCAGACCCAGAGTCCAGCTCCGGGCGCCGGGGGCTACTATCCCCAGGCCCAGGCTCAGGCCCACGCGCCCGCGGCAGCTGCCCCACCCCAG GGACCCATTTATAACAACGTCCAGCCACGCACCACCCAAGCACCACCACAAAATGTCTACGCCCCAGCACCACAGCAACCCACCTCCCAGTTTCCAGATAGTTATCCGcatcaccagcagcagcagcagcaggaaaCGCAGATACCTGTGCAATACACACAGGCACAGTTCAATCGGCAGCGGTCGAGGGAACCCGTCCAGGTTCCAGCTCCAACTCCAGATCCCGCCTCCCATCCGAACTATCAGTCGAACTATCAACCGAACTATCAATCCAACTATCCCCAGGAGTCGGTGCAGGCCGCTAACAATGTGGGTGCTGGCTGGAAACACATTGGTGCCCCGCTGCCCAAGTCACGCAGTGAATTTACCGCCGGAGGAGGAGACTATCCTCCGTTCCAGGGATCctcgcagcagcagcagcagccatcCTATCAGCAGCCGCAG cagcagcagtacgGTGCTCCTTCCTACGGTGGCTACccgcagcaacagcaaccgCAGCAACCTGCAGCACAgtggcaacagcagcagcagcaacaggtgCCACAGCAGCAATATCAGCCTCAATCGCAGGCTCAGGCTCCCTATCAGCCACCACAGTGgaaccagcagcagcagcagcaacagccaccccaacagcagcagccatcGTACCAGGCTTCACCGTacccgcagcagcagcagcagcaacaacagcagccaTCCTATTACCCACAGCAAAACGGTGGCTCGACCTATGCTCAACCCCCATACAATTCTTATTCGCAGCCCCAGGTTCCGTACTCGCAGGATCAGACCgatctgcagcagcagcagctcccTGGAGCCTTCGCTGGACAGGAAAGCTACCGGGGCGCCAGTCCCGGGATCATCACCCTGCGCAAGGAGGCGCCAGTCAGCCAGCAGCCTGCTCCAGTTTACTCTTCGCAGCCTGCCGCCGTCAGCTATCAGG GAGGCAGCAAATTGCGCGGAGATTTGAAGTGGCCACCACCGGAGTACAAGGAGGCCGCGGCTCGCGAGAACGAGGAACGTCGCCAGTTGGCGTTGGGCCCCGTCTGCCGTCCCAGGAGAATCAACCGG GACTACACACCCTTCTTTGCCAAACACCAGTTGAACAATGGCTATCCCAGCTACAAGGTGCCACCCGGTACCCAGCACATTTTCGGCTAA
- the LOC108012947 gene encoding uncharacterized protein isoform X12 encodes MAALQRKLVHKQFNSPMGLYSQENVKATLNRELKAFGGEGIEVDDQITKPLNLANSAVLRAVEEEEQQAKSDFYPTERQSRRRQRGEGDALHHTLHQQLLDQIKTDYLSHQQDITIDRDTVLKINRLATKRHLLKRDHSWPPLEQDVASNAESQGHQISCNPSHSIEALREKFQSPTRIIEPTAKQVREQRQREGGSKERSKTPQRISGDRDLSEVFHQTPVSKGFSAPETKAADVDLGLVAPRCEYYEQLANKRPSTPTLPTPVAPYRPRPKRQAYSLDRGRSRKRTVGAPELPPPKPRTSKPKVQRRCIKLATEVKISYGHDGDSEEEPNSGQDVDLETLPLPPTPAAAQLNQAKTAGRGVIDNLAVKQQQQMALSLATNGSISQPNPNPNPNPLANTRIVPVRVETSSDQLKLSAQQIYDDACSYLQDHQEMEEERESPTYVSATGGIKLLQRQGSSSNAPTTPIPARPTPPPPVMRSKSGQDSLTKEKQTRRQGGIYRLETDTEKQHEAHVEIAQLEAKYAHIQQSIAEHLLQIDAYMENAKQALQRSAQTTPVPTPPPPPPPPPPPLIPARPISSGSNDSWDIFAHRQSPILAAESPLQAILRQIYTRAAGLPTRLSKEIKEETAAEEEAEESLTENVPIVERALEDLHKIAVALEQKPESADHMHVEIRTTPAVIEAEHVVIKDEDEEVDVDADVDVDMEYRHVSDVIANYEQLAKKEFEEWKEEQVGKKEMGEVKDVKEVPPKTELRKAIEEQLAKKELREANKVIPGEEKKISIKDDKQDEEPLTKKDIGKEELVKKAELQESKKELETSKTQADLPKTEEVMDKEKSCLHEETLTYCPVCDEMRCSPNNWAKLNKADQWRIANLQNESLKNYKATYEVRSPYISRQISWEDTQSAKENTPPEKLQRQRSFVEIVTTPATPDSPPPTPPPPPPPKKNHPTLQQPETEITWERSRSPSPLPSRKYPAPLIEAPQRSSSPYGLNPVQTKPPPSPVNLPVKYSHVPQLEGHNIGLLVKTATEPLQQSMSASSSMLAATPPATPRSAAKPSPFEFPSLESGDQHKFRSLASFDEVQRDFNVNRSFDNVSPRPYLGIEGYKRVAWPPASEERIIREFTPQPQTQSPAPGAGGYYPQAQAQAHAPAAAAPPQPQVPYSQDQTDLQQQQLPGAFAGQESYRGASPGIITLRKEAPVSQQPAPVYSSQPAAVSYQGGSKLRGDLKWPPPEYKEAAARENEERRQLALGPVCRPRRINRQDYTPFFAKHQLNNGYPSYKVPPGTQHIFG; translated from the exons ATGGCCGCCCTACAACGGAAACTGGTGCACAAGCAGTTCAACTCGCCCATGGGCCTCTATTCCCAGGAGAACGTGAAGGCCACCTTGAACCGCGAGCTGAAGGCCTTCGGCGGCGAGGG GATTGAAGTCGACGACCAAATCACGAAGCCCCTGAACTTGGCCAACTCGGCCGTTCTGCGCGCCGTCGAAGAGGAAGAACAACAAGCCAAATCTG ATTTCTACCCCACTGAAAGGCAGAGCCGCCGTCGTCAGCGTGGCGAGGGGGATGCACTGCATCACACGCTGCACCAGCAGCTGCTGGACCAGATCAAGACGGACTATCTCAGCCACCAGCAGGACATCACCATCGATCGGGACACCGTGCTGAAGATCAATCGACTGGCCACCAAACGGCATTTGCTCAAGAGGGATCACAGTTGGCCACCATTGGAGCAGGATGTGGCTAGCAATGCCGAGTCCCAGGGTCATCAGATCTCCTGCAATCCCTCGCACAGTATTGAGGCTCTGAGAGAGAAGTTTCAGAGTCCCACAAGGATTATAGAACCAACGGCTAAACAGGTGAGGGAGCAGCGGCAAAGGGAGGGTGGCTCCAAGGAGAGATCCAAAACGCCCCAAAGGATTTCAGGTGACCGTGACCTATCAGAGGTTTTCCATCAAACTCCCGTCTCCAAAGGCTTCTCCGCTCCCGAAACCAAGGCAGCCGATGTGGACTTGGGTTTGGTGGCACCACGATGTGAATACTACGAGCAGTTGGCCAACAAAAGGCCCTCAACTCCAACTCTACCCACTCCAGTCGCACCTTACCGGCCAAGACCCAAGAGGCAGGCCTACTCCCTGGATCGTGGACGCTCCCGTAAACGGACAGTGGGTGCTCCGGAATTGCCACCACCCAAACCGAGGACTTCCAAGCCAAAAGTCCAACGCAGATGCATCAAACTGGCCACCGAGGTGAAGATCTCCTATGGCCACGACGGCGACAGCGAGGAGGAGCCCAATTCTGGGCAAGATGTGGACTTGGAGACCTTGCCGCTGCCGCCGACACCAGCTGCTGCGCAACTCAATCAGGCGAAGACAGCGGGCCGAGGGGTAATTGACAACCTGGCAgttaagcagcagcagcagatggccctTTCTTTGGCCACAAATGGGAGCATTAGCCAGCCGAATCCGAACCCAAATCCAAATCCCTTGGCCAACACTCGTATTGTGCCCGTTCGCGTGGAAACCTCGTCGGATCAGCTGAAGCTGAGTGCCCAGCAGATCTACGACGACGCCTGTTCGTATCTGCAGGATCACCAGGAGATGGAGGAGGAGCGGGAGAGTCCCACCTATGTGAGTGCCACCGGTGGCATCAAGTTGCTCCAGCGACAGGGCAGCAGCTCAAACGCGCCAACCACTCCAATTCCAGCGCGACCCACTCCACCGCCACCCGTGATGCGTTCCAAGTCTGGCCAGGATTCCCTCACCAAGGAGAAGCAAACGAGGAGGCAGGGCGGCATCTACCGACTGGAGACCGACACGGAGAAGCAGCACGAGGCCCATGTGGAGATTGCCCAGCTGGAGGCGAAATATGCCCACATACAGCAGTCCATAGCGGAGCACTTGCTCCAGATCGATGCCTATATGGAGAATGCCAAGCAGGCGCTGCAGAGGAGCGCCCAAACCACACCGGTACCAACTCCTCCACCGCCAccacctccacctccaccaccaCTCATACCAGCCAGACCCATTAGCTCCGGATCCAATGATTCCTGGGACATTTTCGCACATCGACAGTCACCCATTTTGGCCGCGGAAAGTCCACTTCAAGCCATACTTCGCCAGATTTACACCCGGGCAGCTGGATTACCCACGAGGCTCTCGAAAGAGATTAAAGAGGAAACCGCcgcggaggaggaggcggaggAATCCCTAACCGAAAACGTGCCCATTGTGGAGCGTGCTCTAGAGGATCTGCACAAGATTGCCGTGGCTCTAGAGCAAAAACCAGAATCCGCGGACCACATGCACGTAGAAATCCGGACAACGCCAGCTGTCATTGAGGCGGAGCACGTAGTCATcaaggacgaggacgaggaggtGGACGTGGAtgcggatgtggatgtggacaTGGAGTATAGACACGTATCGGATGTAATTGCCAACTACGAGCAGTTGGCCAAAAAGGAGTTCGAAGAGTGGAAGGAGGAACAGGTGGGCAAGAAGGAAATGGGGGAGGTTAAGGATGTTAAGGAGGTACCACCCAAAACAGAGCTACGGAAAGCCATAGAGGAGCAGCTGGCCAAAAAAGAGTTGAGGGAGGCTAATAAGGTTATTCCAGGGGAAGAGAAAAAAATATCTATAAAAGATGACAAACAGGATGAAGAACCTTTAACCAAAAAGGATATAGGAAAAGAGGAATTAGTTAAAAAAGCAGAATTACAGGAGAGTAAAAAGGAGTTAGAAACAAGTAAGACCCAAGCAGATCTTCCGAAAACTGAAGAAGTGATGGATAAAGAGAAGTCCTGCCTCCATGAAGAGACCTTAACCTACTGCCCAGTTTGCGATGAAATGCGCTGTTCACCCAATAACTGGGCTAAGCTCAATAAAGCCGACCAGTGGCGCATTGCCAACCTCCAGAACGAATCTTTAAAGAACTACAAGGCTACCTATGAGGTAAGAAGCCCATATATCTCCAGGCAGATCTCCTGGGAGGACACCCAGTCGGCCAAGGAGAATACCCCACCCGAGAAGCTGCAACGCCAGCGGAGTTTTGTGGAGATTGTGACCACGCCAGCTACTCCAGATTCTCCGCCACCAACGccaccgcctcctcctccgccaaAAAAGAATCACCCAACTCTGCAACAACCGGAAACGGAAATCACCTGGGAGCGGAGTCGTTCGCCCAGTCCGTTGCCTTCTCGCAAGTATCCTGCTCCTCTCATAGAAGCCCCACAGCGTTCCAGCTCACCTTATGGTCTGAATCCTGTCCAGACGAAGCCACCACCATCACCTGTTAATCTTCCGGTGAAATACTCGCATGTGCCGCAGCTGGAAGGCCATAATATTGGACTCCTGGTGAAAACCGCCACGGAGCCACTGCAGCAGAGCATGTCGGCATCCTCCTCAATGCTGGCTGCCACGCCCCCGGCCACGCCCCGTTCTGCGGCAAAGCCCTCGCCCTTCGAATTCCCAAGTCTCGAGTCGGGGGATCAGCACAAATTTCGATCCCTGGCTTCCTTCGACGAGGTGCAGCGGGATTTCAACGTTAACCGATCCTTCGATAATGTCTCGCCACGCCCATATTTGGGTATTGAAG GCTACAAGCGTGTGGCCTGGCCACCGGCCTCGGAGGAGCGGATCATCCGGGAGTTCACTCCCCAGCCGCAGACCCAGAGTCCAGCTCCGGGCGCCGGGGGCTACTATCCCCAGGCCCAGGCTCAGGCCCACGCGCCCGCGGCAGCTGCCCCACCCCAG CCCCAGGTTCCGTACTCGCAGGATCAGACCgatctgcagcagcagcagctcccTGGAGCCTTCGCTGGACAGGAAAGCTACCGGGGCGCCAGTCCCGGGATCATCACCCTGCGCAAGGAGGCGCCAGTCAGCCAGCAGCCTGCTCCAGTTTACTCTTCGCAGCCTGCCGCCGTCAGCTATCAGG GAGGCAGCAAATTGCGCGGAGATTTGAAGTGGCCACCACCGGAGTACAAGGAGGCCGCGGCTCGCGAGAACGAGGAACGTCGCCAGTTGGCGTTGGGCCCCGTCTGCCGTCCCAGGAGAATCAACCGG CAGGACTACACACCCTTCTTTGCCAAACACCAGTTGAACAATGGCTATCCCAGCTACAAGGTGCCACCCGGTACCCAGCACATTTTCGGCTAA